A region from the Tigriopus californicus strain San Diego chromosome 9, Tcal_SD_v2.1, whole genome shotgun sequence genome encodes:
- the LOC131887079 gene encoding uncharacterized protein LOC131887079 has translation MGIEDKNSSNSPLPTPLRAALEKAVQGGKSGAMAMTIQCCTMMWIRTTMNYQYRYGTTTTQAMRTLYQQGGIRRFYRGLAPALFQGPISRFGDTAANAGVNAYLKDSDLPVALRTFCASTAAGGWRIMIMPIDCLKTTLQVEGRDGVALLGKKIKARGPFVLWHGALAAASATAVGHFPWFVTFNYLQETIPLAESTVGNFGRNAGIGFCSSVVSDTISNSLRVIKTTRQTYSEAVTYPEVVRHVIKEDGVLGLFGRGLKTRLLANGLQGLVFSVLYKHFMTMYEAKS, from the exons ATGGGAATCGAGGATAAGAATTCATCCAACTCGCCGCTCCCCACGCCCCTACGAGCAGCCTTAGAGAAGGCAGTTCAAGGCGGCAAGTCTGGGGCCATGGCCATGACCATTCAG TGCTGTACCATGATGTGGATCCGCACGACCATGAACTATCAATATCGATACGGAACCACAACCACACAAGCAATGAG AACTTTATATCAACAAGGTGGCATCCGCCGGTTTTATCGAGGATTAGCCCCGGCCTTATTTCAAGGCCCCATATCGCGCTTCGGAGACACTGCCGCCAATGCCGGTGTCAATGCGTATCTTAAAGACTCAGATTTGCCTGTGGCCTTGCGAACATTTTGCGCATCAACGGCTGCTGGAGGATGGCGTATCATGATTATGCCTATAGATTGTCTCAAAACAACCCTGCAG GTCGAGGGCCGTGATGGGGTAGCCTTACTTGGGAAGAAGATCAAAGCTCGAGGTCCATTTGTGCTCTGGCATGGTGCCTTAGCTGCGGCAAGTGCAACTGCCGTTGGGCATTTTCCTTGGTTCGTTACCTTCAATTACCTACAAGAAACGATTCCTTTGGCGGAATCTACCGTGGGTAACTTTGGTCGGAATGCTGGGATCGGGTTCTGCTCCTCAGTGGTATCGGATACCATAAGCAACTCTCTCAGGGTGATCAAAACCACTCGACAGACTTACTCCGAGGCTGTGACATATCCGGAAGTAGTTCGACACGTCATCAAAGAGGACGGAGTGCTCGGCCTTTTTGGACGAGGACTCAAGACTCGGCTCTTGGCTAATGGCCTTCAAGGGCTGGTGTTCTCAGTCTTGTACAAACATTTTATGACGATGTATGAAGCGAAATCTTAA